The genomic window ttatttctatttacccttttatgtatttatttatttatttttcacttCGTTTGACTGTGCTGCTATCAGCTCGATTTCATCCAATGTTGTCCCGTTtccttctttaaaaataaaaaaaaaaaagaaaaagaaaaaaaaattaacctaTAGATTATCTATGTCAGATGTTGGTTGTTTCATGGCTAATTGAGAATTTTGAGATTCTTGCTACTTCAATTTTTTTGGCTACTCTTTCTGCTTTAGTGATTGTTCCTAATTTTCTGTGGTGACGGTTTTTTTCTTGTTTAACAATGTGTTTTTACTTTGTCACTCTCACTGACATAGAATCTAATTCAATCGATTTTGATCTGAGCATAAACTCATTAAGATTTTACAGATGATGGTTCtcatctatatatatatttttttaatttttttaataatgtaaGTAGTTTGTGTTTTGCATTGGACCTGGAATATGAAAAGAATTTTACTTGTATTTTGGTTATAAAAATAACAGACGCTGCCCCTTTTATCAAGCTGCGTAGAGTCTTAAAGATCACTTTAGGAATGTCTTTCTTCCTGCTAAGTCCGTTGTATGGGATGTTTATCTGAATCAGTTAATCAATGGCACATGATTGCCATTTCTTATATGATGTTTTTCAAATGTAGTGCGTGTGCATCTTGTGCTTGTGCTATCTTACTAAGAAAAATGTTTTATATATTGATAAGAAAAAGGGCATTTAGGAAGTTTTTGTATCTTGTTTGGATAAACTTCTGCAGATTGAAAAATCAGATAATAATCAGTTTTCTCTCTTTCCAAGTAGCATTTTATCTAAGAGCATCTTTTGTACATTAGTTTGTAAGAATATACAGCCTTTATTCTATTAGGTAAAGCAGTAAGTTCTATAGGTGAAGTCTAATTGTGAGGGCTCATTTTGATGAATGAAATTTCTTTTTTACTatcttttattttgtgattttatatacttttaaatttaaaatggattagaAGTAACTGTAATGTGGCTTCAACGTAGGGGAATGCCTCATCTGGCATGGGCGTTGCTGAACATAGTGTAAGCACATTTCTGGAACTGCAGAGGAAGAAAGTGCACCGTTATGTGATTTTTAAAATTGACGAGAATAAGAAAGAGGTTGTGGTTGAAAAGACTGGAGGCCCTGCTGAGAGCTATGACGATTTCACCGCATCCTTGCCTGAGAACGATTGTCGATATGCTGTATACGACTTCGATTTTGTGACAGCTGAGAACTGTCAAAAGagcaaaatctttttcattgcaTGGTTAGTTACTTATCTCATGGCATAATTGCAGAAGCTGCATATTAGTTCTATAGATGTAGCTGCACTCATGTCTAAAAATTATGGAAGTCTCCTTATAAAGTTTGAAACAACTCAGAGAGGACATCATAGTCACTTTGATAACATGGACATGTCTCAAACTCTCAATGGGTAAAGTGGAAAACAAATGGTAAAATGTGCATTGAAGCATTGGTTAGAGGAATTTGTTGGTTTATCTTTTAATGTTGGAGGACTTTGTATTCTGGTATGGGATGTGAGCTGTATTTGGtagatgatatttttttttttttgtttaaatgtAGCCGActccacctagtgggacaaggctttgttgttgttgttgttgtaaatgtgcaagttttattttattttataggaTAGAAGAATAATTTTGCCAGGGTCTATATCAAGGTATGTTTTTAGAggtctatattttattttattgaacggCAATGACTACACCTTATTGAACTGGGACGCAATATTAATGATAGAAGTATTTTCCGAAAAATCACTTTATAGTATGGATATAATTAGCAAGAGTTAGGTTTCTGTCTAGATTTATTTGCAAGTGCTAGAACTATCCATGCACATTCTGGCCTTCAACATATGTATCCTTGCAATAAAGTTGACTTAATATTCACTTATTGGCCACCTTGCTCTGATTGGCATGTCAGTCTTGAATATGCACATGTTAAAAAAATTGAAGAGTAGGTTTAGTCACCGATTTGTTCCTGTCAGCCATGAGACCCTTATTCTGACTAGTAGGTTGTTTATtctatatttagttatttactcTTCTCAAGATGTCTGAACTCTGGTCTCTGATGAAAATCATGTGTGATAGTTTTCTTTTATCTTTCGCAGTTTCGCTTCACGTTGAGTATTGTGTAGGCTGTTTACATGTCAACTATTTAAACCATCATCTCAACAATTTTGTCAATTTTCTTGTGACATTTTATTGggtatttttttcattattttgtaAATTGGCTGTGTTCGCAAGATTCCCAGTATTAAAGAAACACCAGTTCAATGTTGAAATCCGGTTCTCTCCCATTTTGTACTTGCTTATCATTGTTATTGCTACAAAATATTTGCCTTCTATTTACTGCACTTGCATTAAAGTGGAAGAAGTGTGACTGTTGTATAATTTGGCACAATTGTTTGGCCTTTGctttgcttttgagttttgtcggCTGTTTATTTTACAGGTCCCCTTCGGTAGCTCGTATTCGCCCTAAAATGCTTTATGCAACATCGAAGGACAGGTTCAGGAGGGAGCTGAAGGGCGTCCATTACGAGATACAAGCAACGGACCCAACAGAGATGGATCTTGAAATCCTTAGAGAGCGCGCGAACTGAGCATCTACCCAAGCCTAGAGCTTGTCTTGTGTCTAGGTGATGTAGTTTAGGGTGTCTGAAGGGAATGATATTGACTAATTCCCTCAAGTCACTTTGGTCTCTGTTTGTTTTGACACAATTACTTATCAAGTAAATAATAACCTACACCTGTGAAGGCTGATTAGGGTTTCCTTTCTTAGAAACCCCCATTGCAGGGGGGAACTAGAGCTCTTCCTTTCTACTTCCATGATGCTTCTCAGGTGCAGAGTTATACATACCATTATGgatattgaaaatttgacttgtaCTCTATCAAAGACTTGTACTCTATTCATCATGATGGTTTTGCTTTGCTTTTAGTTCCATCCTGGAACATTTCATCTTTTTGTAAAGAGTAAATGTCTGTTTTGGTCCTTCACTATTTTTCCGAATGACAAAGTGGCCCTTCCAATTTGAAAATCCCTAACCGGTTTTTAGCTATTCAAGTAACTCATCTAAGCAATTTCTGTTATTGGTCTAAGCAGTTCTAGACACATCAGCAGGTCACCGTTTACAAGGGTTGCTTAGATCAATTACTTAAATGGTGTGGGACTGATTAGAGATTTTTGAAT from Arachis ipaensis cultivar K30076 chromosome B09, Araip1.1, whole genome shotgun sequence includes these protein-coding regions:
- the LOC107618425 gene encoding actin-depolymerizing factor, producing the protein MAFRMGGGNASSGMGVAEHSVSTFLELQRKKVHRYVIFKIDENKKEVVVEKTGGPAESYDDFTASLPENDCRYAVYDFDFVTAENCQKSKIFFIAWSPSVARIRPKMLYATSKDRFRRELKGVHYEIQATDPTEMDLEILRERAN